CAATATCAGGTGCGCCTCGATGGCCTTGAAGGCTCACGACTGGCGTTGCTCGAAGGCGTGGCTTCATCCGATCCGAAGGAAGAAATCACCTTCCGCCTCAATGCGATCAACACCGAGGAACAGGCCCTGAACCTGTATCAGGATCGCCTGCTGCAAAGCCAGCGCTGGCTCGACTACCTGAAAATCGCCCTGGCGTCAGCCACCAACACGTCCCGGCTCAGCGATTACACCTTCCCCTTCACCTTCACCACCACGGTGGACAACATTGCGTTCGAGGACCGCGAGATCAGGCAGCTCGGTGAGCAACTGACCACTCAGGTCAGCCGCTACATGAATGACCTGGCGGTGTTCCAGCCGGGCAGTGAACCGATGCTGTTGACCCGCGAGCAGATTTCCCGCACCCGTCAGCAGTTCCTGAAAATCGTCAGCAACCGGATTCAGGAGCGTACCAACGACCTGGCGATTGTCACCTCGGTGATCAAGCAGAAAACCGCGCGCATCGCCGACTTCAAGGACCGCATCCATCAGTTGCAAGTGGCTCAAAGCAAGTTGCAGCAAATGGACACCGAGATCAATGCCTTGCACGCGGCGTTCTCCACCTACGCCCAACGCTTTGCTGAAAGCAGCTCCGCCGGTTTGCTGGACAACGATATGTCCAACGCCCGGGTACTCAGCCCGCCGTACGAACCGACCGAGGCGGCGTTTCCAAAACCGCTGCTGATCATTCCGTTCGGGATGCTGACCGGTCTGCTGCTGGCGATTGCCTTCGTCTACATGCGTGAGTTCTTCGATCATCGCTTCAAACACCCAGCGCAAATCACCCATGAACTGGGCTTGCCGGTGCTGTTGGTGATCAACGAGCAAGACGTTATGCCGAACAATCCGCACAAAAACTGGACTGTGGATAGCTTCGTGTATTGGGTGCGCCATTGAACGGGCCGCTCAGCGCCAGCGCTCTGCCGATCATGCATTTGATCAGCAGTGGCGGCTTCTATGGGGCTGAGCGGATGCTGCTGGACCATTGCCTGGCGACGCCGGGGCAGCACCAAGTGCTGTTTCTCGATGCGCCGCCAGTGCTGATCGCGCGATTTCGCGGGGCCGGAATCGACTGTCGCAGCTTCACGGGTTTGAGTGCTTTGCTGCGTCATTTACGTCAGCGGCGAGCTGAACAGCCGCTGATCAACACGCACAATTTCAAAGGTTTGTTGTTTGGCTGGGTGAGCGCGACGTTATTGCGCTTGCCGTTGGTGATTACCCAACACGGTTTCACCCCGCGCAGTCGCAAGCAACGTGTCTACGGCTGGCTGAGCCTGCAACTGTGCCGTACGGCATCGGTGCATCGCGTGGTTTGCGTGGCCGAAAGCATCGCCGTGCTGCACCGCAAGGCCAGTGTCCGGACGGAGAAACTGCAAGTGATTCCCAATGGTTTGCCAAAGGCCAGCGGCCTGCTACCCCACAACGCCACGCACTCGCGCTGGCTGGCGGGTTACGTCGGTCGGCTGAGCAATGAAAAAGGCCCGGACCTGTTTCTCGATGCCCTGATCCCGCTCTGTCAGCAACACCCGCAACTGGACGCCGTGATGCTCGGCGACGGCCCGGAACAGCAAACCCTGCTGACACGGATTGCCGCTGCCGGCTTGCACAAACGCATCACCTTGCCGGGTTATCAGACCGACATGAACCGGTGGTGGCAGCAACTCGATGCGCTGGTGATCAGCTCGCGCACCGAGGGCACGCCGATGATTTTGCTGGAGGCGATGCAGGCCGGAGTGCCGGTGGTGGCGTTCAGCGTCGGCGGGATTCCCGATGTGCTGGAGGACCGGCACAACGGCCTGCTGGCGACACCCACCGACAGCGTCGCCCTCGCCCGGCAGATCGACACGCTGCTGAGTGAGCCGGCCCTGGCTCGCGAACTGATCGACAACGCAAGACGTACGCAATTGGACCGTTACGACCTGAAGGCCTTGGCCGAACGCTGGTCGCAGCTTTATATCCGTACTGCACGGGAGGCACGCGCGTGATTTTTCCGCTCTCGATCGTCAGTCTGCTCGCCCTGGTCTGCCTCGGTTTGCTGGCCAGTCCTTATCCGTATCTGGCGCCAGGCGCGGTGCTCGGCCTGGTGGCTGTCGCGGTGCTGTACCGAAAACCTGCCTGGGGTTTGTTGGGCATCGCGGCGCTGGTGCCCTTCGAAGGTTTCTTCAAGGGCGATGCACTGTCGGGCACCAAATTCATCGGTGCGTCGCTGGCGCTGATCGTGATGTTACAACTGGCTATCCACCAGATTCCGTCCGAGCGCCTGCGCAGCAATATCTGGCGTTACCTGATCTGGTTCATGGTGTTGTACCTGTTGAGCATGATCAATACCGACAACCTGGACATGTCCCAGAGTCATCTGCGGGATCTGAGCGTCGGCCTGGTTCTGTTTGTGATCACCTTGCTGATCGGCCGTGAATTGAACCTCGAGATGTTCGCCCGGCTGGTGACCCTCAGCGTCAGCGCGACCTGCGCGCTGGCCATGTTCTCCACCAAGTATCAGGATCAGGGCCGCGCCGCCGGGCTGCTGGAAGACGCTAACTCGTTTGCCCTGCTGATTGCCTTCGCCGTGCCGTTGGGCCTGCTGCTGATGATCCGCGGCCCGAACCTGCTGCACCGATTGTTCTGGGGCGGCTGCTGCATTTTGCTACTGGGCGGCATGACCAAAACCGATTCCCGTTCCGGGCTGGTGGTGTTGTTCGTGAGCTTGATGATCGGCGCCTGGCACTACCGCGCACAATTGCCACGCATCCGTCCACGCCATCTGGGTTTTGCCATGCTTGGCCTTGCGATCGTGATCCCGCTGGCCATCTATTCGATGCCGGCCGGTTACGTCAAGCGCATCCAGTCCTTGAGCGTGTTGAAATCTGGCGCCAAAAGCCAGGACGAATCCCTCGGCCGCCGCGCGTCATATCTGGTGGTCGGTAGCCAGATCGTTCGTGAGCACCCGTTGCTCGGTTCCGGCCCCGGCACCTTCCCGCTGCACTACGCCTCCTCCGGTTACGCCAAGGTGTTTTCCGCCAACCGCAAGCCCGGCGACCTGTACCGCCGCGCTCACAACACGTACATGGAAATCTTCAGTGAGCTGGGAATTCCCGCCGGGCTGTTGTTCGTCGGCATGCTGGGCCTTGGGATGTACAACCTGATCCGCGCCCGTCATGCCTGGTTACTGCGACGGGATTGGGAACAGGCCGACATGCTCACGCACCTGGGCATCAGCTATCTGTCGCTGATGCTGTTTTTGATGTTCCTCAGCGCACCGAATCACAAATACCTGTGGATCATGCTCGCCCTGACATTCGTGCTGCGTCTCAAGGCTGAAGAACGTCCGCCGACGGAAGCCAGGGCATGAGCCGCATCAGCCTCGTCATCCCGATGTACAACGAAGCCCGACACATCGGTCGGACGTTACTCGCCGCGAAAAAAGCCGCCGAGGCCACCGGGCTGGAATACGAGTTGATCGTGGTCGATAACGGCTCCGACGATCAGGGCCCGCACATCGCTCGCCAGTTCGGTGCGCAGGTGCTGGTGTTGCCCGGCCTGCTGATCGGCGCCCTGCGCAATCGCGGAGCGGCGATGGCGACAGGCGAATGGCTGGGCTTCATCGATGCGGATATCGAAATGCCCGGGGACTGGCTGACGCTCTTGTTCGAACTGGAGTCCGGCGGTCAGGCCGATGTCCTTGCCCTGGACTTGCACACCCCTATCCAGGCGCCGTGGTTTGCCACGGCCTGGCAACGCCGCATGGCCCGCCCGACCACTCACACCTTGCACCCGGTGCAATGGTTGCCCAGCGCCAACCTGCTGATGCGCCGTACCTGGTTCGACAAGGTCGGCGGCTTCGACGAAACCCTGCGCACCGGTGAAGACAAGGCGTTCACTATGCGCCTGAGTGAAGCCGGCGCACGATTGCTCGCGGTCAACCAAAGCGTCGCCTTGCATTGGGGTTATGAAGGCAGTTGGCATGAATGGATGGGCAAGGAGTTGTGGCGCCAGGGCAGTCACCTGCAACTGCTGCGCACCCAAGGGATGAGCCTGCGCTTGTTGCGGTTCCCGGCCTTTTCGATGGGCGTCTGGGGGCTGGATTTTATTGCTTTATCCACCCTGCTCAATGGTTTCCCTCAAGTGGCGTTATTCATCGTGTTCATCACCAGCCTGCCAGCGCTGGTGCTGAGCCTGCGCCACAGCCTGAAACACCGTGACATTGGCCTGATGCTGCAACTGTGGGGCCTGCACTGGGTGCGTCTGCACCTGGCCGGTGCCGCGCTCATTTTGAGCCTGTGTCATTGGAATGCCAGGAGGCCGGCCCGTGGCTGAATTCATTTTCTGGTTGTGCCTGTTATTGCCGGTGTATGCCTGGCTCGGCTACCCGCTGCTGCTGACGCTGATCGCGCCGTTGTTCCGCGTGCGGCGTCATGCCCCAGCACAACCGATGAACGTCAGCATCATCATCGCCGCGCACAACGAGGCCCGGCATATCGAAGAGAAGTTGCGCACCCTGCTCACCCAGGATTATCAGGCGCGCTCGCTACAGATCATTCTGGCCAGCGATGGCTCCACGGACGACACCGTGGCCTGCGCCCACAAGGTCGTCGACCCGCGCATCAGCGTGCTCGACCTGCCCCGTCAGGGCAAGGCCGCCACCTTGAATGCTGGCGTAGCCCAGAGCACCGGCGAGATTCTGGTGTTCACCGATGCCGACAACCAATGGTCGACCGACACCCTTGGCCAGTTGCTCGCGCCCCTGGCCGACCCAGAGGTCGGAGCCTGTGCCGGGCACATGCTGATTCCGGTGCCGGGCAAGGGCCTGAGCCTGGGCGACAGCCTTTATCGGCATTACGAAGGCTGGTTGCGCAAGATGGAAAATCGCACCGGCTGCATGGTCTCCGCCGACGGCGCCCTGCTCGCCCTGCGCCGTGAGTTGTTCCAGCACGTGCCGGCGGAGGTCAACGACGACTTCTTTATCAGCACCTGCGCGCCGGTGGCGTTCAAACGCATCGTCTATGTGCCCCAAGCACAAGTGAGCGACCAGGGCGTCGACGAAATCGCCAAGCAATGGCGTCGGCGCCAGCGCGTCACCGTCGGCGGCCTGCAAAGCCTGGCCCAGCGCCGGGAGATGCTGAACCCTTGGCGGTATGGCCTGTACGCGATTGCACTGATCAGCCACAAGCTGATTCGACGCCTGGCACCGATCCTGTTGGTGCCGTTGCTGCTGAGCAATTTCTGGCTGTGGAATGTACATGGCTTCTATCGCCTGAGCCTGATCGCGCAACTGCTCGGTTACGCGATGGCCATCGTCGGCCTGCTGGATGTGCAACATCGTTTGCCCAAACCCTTTCGCCTCGCCGCGTTCGTTCTGGTGACCCTCGCCGGGATGAGTATCGGTCTGTGGCAGTTCTTGCGCGGCCAGCGGTACGCGCAATGGAACCCCGAGCAAAATCGTTGAAAGGACCGCGCCATGGCGATCAAACAATTATTAAAACGCACCAGTGGCTGGCTTTATCTCAACTCGCCCGTAGGCCGTCACCAATTGCACGGTGCCGGGGTGATCCTGATGCTGCACCGGGTGCTTGCCAATGACCGCGCCGCCGACCTGCCCCATCGCAATGAGCTGTGCGTCGGGCCGAAGGCATTCGAACATCTGCTCGCCTGGTTGAAAAAAAACTTCGAATGCGTGCCGCTGATGGAGATCTTGCAACCCGGCGCCATCAGAACCGAGCGGCCAAAAGTAGCGCTGACCTTCGACGACGGCTGGCGCGACAACGCGCTGAATGCCTTCCCGTTGCTGAAAAAGTTTCAGGTGCCGGCGAGCATTTTTCTTTCCACCGATTTCATTGGCAGCCGGCAACGCTTCTGGTGGGAAAGCCTGGGGGAAACCCTGTGGCACAGCCACGGTGAAAAAGCCCGGACGCATTTGATTGAATGCCTGCAACAGCTTGGACGACCGCTACCGGTGCTGCTCGATGATCTGGATGTGCAGCGCCGTAGCCTGGCGCTTTTGCATTTTCTGCAAAGCTTGAAAGACCTGCCCCCGGGTGAACTGGACCGGCTCACCGATCAATGCCCGGAGGAGTCGTTGCCCCAGGCGCTGGACTGGCATCAAGTACGCGCGCTGGAAGCCAGCGGGTTGATCCGCTTCGGCCCCCACGGCGCCAGCCACGCGATCTTCACCGGCCTTGACGATCAACGTCTGGACGAGGAAATCAGTCGCAGCCGCAACGCCCTGCACAACGGTTGCAACCGACCGCTGCCGGTCTACTGCTACCCCAATGGCAACCACGATGCGCGGGTGCGCGAACACGTGGCCGACCACGATTTCCCGTTTGCCCTGGGCACCATCCCCGGAATTTATCGTGGTATCAGCGATCCATTGGCCTTGCCGCGAATCGGCATCAGCCAACGCACGGCGCGCAACCCGGAGTTGCTGTCCTGGCGCATCTACCGCGGAGCCAGGCCATGAGTCGCAGTCATTACCTCAAACACCTGGCCCTGAGCATGGGCACCAAACTGGCGATGATCGGCCTGCGGCTGCTGCGCAACGTATTGCTGGCGCGGATTCTGGGGCCCAGCGAGCGAGGTCTGTTTGCGTTGCTCAGTACCCTGCCCGATTTGATCAGCGCCGCCACCAGCGGCGGGCTGAATTCGGCGGTGGGGTATCAGGCGGCCAATCAACGACCCATGGGATTGTTGCTGAGCCAGGTGCTGGTGTTTGGTTGCCTGCTGGCGGGTTTGCTGACGTTGCTGGTGGTGGCGCTGGTGCGCGAATTCGGCGGCGAACTCGACATCACCACGCAACTGGGATTACTCGCCTGGCTGTTGCTGCTGGCGGTGCCGCTGACCGTGCTCAAGAGCGGTCTGCTGACCTTGCACAATGCGTCGGGCGGTGTGGTCGCGTTCAATGCCCTGCGGCTGGTGGAATCCCTGGCGCCACTGCTGCTGTTCCTGGCCTTGTTCTGGATGTGGAAAGACGCGGCGCTGGAAGCGGCTCTGATCAGTTGGCTGGCCGGTCTCAGCCTGGTGGTGCTGGCCGGGTGGTTCTGGCTCAAGCGCGCTCAACCCCTGGCGTTGCAATGGGACCGCGCCAGCCAGAATGAACTGCTGCGCTACAGCGCTCGCAGCCATCCGGACCTGCTGTTCCAGCAAGTGATTCTGCGCTCCGATTTCCTGTTCATCGGCGCTCTGCTCGGCAGCACGGCGTTGGGGCATTACGCCATGGCCAGCGCCGCCGCCGAGTTGCTGCTGATCGTCCCGGAAGCGGTGACCACGCCGCTGATGAAACGCCTGCTGCAACAGGACGAAGGCATGGATCGCCTGACCCCGTTGGCCCTGCGCCTGACCGCCACAGTGATGCTCGGCGCCTGCCTGACCATGGCGGTGATCGGTGAATGGCTGATCGTCACACTGTTCGGCATTGCCTATCAGCCGGCCTACCCAGCGTTGCTGGCACTGCTGCCGGGGCTGCTCGGCCTTTGCTATGCGAGCATCCTGCGCCTGGACTTGCTGGGCAAAAATCGCCCCGGCACGATTTCGCTGTTGATGGGCCTCGGCGCGTTGCTGAACCTGGCCCTGAACCTGTTGCTGATCCCGATTTACGGCATCGTCGGCGCCGCGACGGCATCGTCCATCGCCTACCTGGCGGTAACCCTCGCGCTGCTGGTGATGTATTGCCGGTTGAGCGGCGTACCGGTCTGGCAAACCCTGATCATTTTGCCCAGCGATGTGGCCCCGATGCTGCAGATGCTGCAACGGAAATCGGCATGAAACGCCTGATGCTGCTGTTGAGCCTGGGCCTCGGTTTGAGCGCCCAGGCGGCGCCCATGCGCTGGGCTGATATTCGCGACGGCAGCCTGTACCTGCAAACGGATCGTCCCGACACGTTGACTGTTCGCTGGGTCCCTGCCTGGCAAGCCGATGCCAACGAAGAACACCTGTACCTGCTCGATGGCAACGGCAACCTCAAGGGCGAGCGACTGATCGCCGCCAGTGAAACCCGAGGCAAACAGAGCTGGCCGCTGGCACCGAGTGCCGCCAGTTATCGACTGGAAATTCCGGGCTACAGTTTCCGCCGCTACACGATCGAACACGACGAACACACCGTGGCGTTGTTCGCCCCGGCCAAGGTGCATTTCAGCGCCGAAACCCGTGGCGGCGATGAGCTGTATTTCAAGGTCGCGCCGGGGGAACACGCTGTACTGGCCGGCAAGTTTCACGGTGGGATCAACGCCCTGCAGGCCCAACGTGTGAGCGACAACAAACAGCTGTCCCTGGCGCTGAAACCCTATCGCGCCTATTGGCAGTTCGATCAACTTGAACTGCCTGTTACTCAGGACGAACAGGTTTGGCGCCTGCGCCTGCAAGGCAGCGGCAAGGTCGCATTCTGGCTCGATGGCACAGCGAACCTGTTTGCCCAGAACCCGCAGCAACTCAGACCGCTGCGCGAGGACGATGGTCAGACCCGCTTGACCCTGCACAAAGAGCTGCTCGGCCCCACCCCGAACCTGGGCATTTACTTGCCCTACGTGTTGCCCCCTCAATCCAGTTTCGCAGCGCTCGACGCCCTCAAGCCTCAAGCGGGTACCTATTACAGTTTCGTTGACGTCACCGCGCAAAATCCGCACCACGAAGATGCGTTCCGCCAGCTCTATCGGAACCGTTTCGGCATCACGCAAGACCTCACGCTGTTGGCCGGCAGCCAGCGTCAGGCCGATCTGCGGGCCGACACCCAAAGCAACGCCGGCCTTGACGCCTGGCTCGCCGCCACTCGCGCCCTCGGCGGCACCGGTACGCACTACATCGCGTTTGCCGACGAGCCGAACCTCAATTACCCGAGCTACGCCGACTACCAGGCGATCTTCAACAGCATGGCCCGGCAAGTGCGCAGCGATCCGGCCAACGCCAAGGCCGGTGTGCGCATCGCCATGCCCGCCACTTCGCGCTTCGTCAACGGCCCATTCGCCGACAATGCCGCCGACAAGCGCGGCATCGATTGGGCGCGGCGTCTGCTGGCCGAATCCGGCGAGCAGATCGACGCCCTCGCCTGGCACGAATGGATGATTCGCGACCTGCTGGCGACTCGGGTCTACCGCGACAGCGTGCGCCGTGCCGCCGAGCTGGTAGGCCTCGATGCCAAGGGCCGGCCACGCAAAGCCTTGCTGCTGGATCAGACCAATCTGTCCAGCGGCTCAAGCCTGAGCCCCTACGATCAGGAAACCCATTTTGCTTCCCTGTGGTGGACTT
The Pseudomonas lini DNA segment above includes these coding regions:
- a CDS encoding GumC family protein, producing MNPKENYLHEFFRIFFANKQLVKRVFLLFAVIALLLPLMLKQSFDITAQVIVQSKKLSQGDATTSLTQGDASFIPPSLADMETESNILRSPALIRQTISDLRDKGEYAPNPGIFSTLVTEPIKRFVATPLREYVVNPVRDAFGLETDPVRDTDLDVFTQQAIENLKIETLPGSNVISIVYSFGDPAQGTRFVAALLQNYLASRQELQSIDLPQSFYETKKKQYQVRLDGLEGSRLALLEGVASSDPKEEITFRLNAINTEEQALNLYQDRLLQSQRWLDYLKIALASATNTSRLSDYTFPFTFTTTVDNIAFEDREIRQLGEQLTTQVSRYMNDLAVFQPGSEPMLLTREQISRTRQQFLKIVSNRIQERTNDLAIVTSVIKQKTARIADFKDRIHQLQVAQSKLQQMDTEINALHAAFSTYAQRFAESSSAGLLDNDMSNARVLSPPYEPTEAAFPKPLLIIPFGMLTGLLLAIAFVYMREFFDHRFKHPAQITHELGLPVLLVINEQDVMPNNPHKNWTVDSFVYWVRH
- a CDS encoding glycosyltransferase family 4 protein gives rise to the protein MNGPLSASALPIMHLISSGGFYGAERMLLDHCLATPGQHQVLFLDAPPVLIARFRGAGIDCRSFTGLSALLRHLRQRRAEQPLINTHNFKGLLFGWVSATLLRLPLVITQHGFTPRSRKQRVYGWLSLQLCRTASVHRVVCVAESIAVLHRKASVRTEKLQVIPNGLPKASGLLPHNATHSRWLAGYVGRLSNEKGPDLFLDALIPLCQQHPQLDAVMLGDGPEQQTLLTRIAAAGLHKRITLPGYQTDMNRWWQQLDALVISSRTEGTPMILLEAMQAGVPVVAFSVGGIPDVLEDRHNGLLATPTDSVALARQIDTLLSEPALARELIDNARRTQLDRYDLKALAERWSQLYIRTAREARA
- a CDS encoding O-antigen ligase family protein — its product is MIFPLSIVSLLALVCLGLLASPYPYLAPGAVLGLVAVAVLYRKPAWGLLGIAALVPFEGFFKGDALSGTKFIGASLALIVMLQLAIHQIPSERLRSNIWRYLIWFMVLYLLSMINTDNLDMSQSHLRDLSVGLVLFVITLLIGRELNLEMFARLVTLSVSATCALAMFSTKYQDQGRAAGLLEDANSFALLIAFAVPLGLLLMIRGPNLLHRLFWGGCCILLLGGMTKTDSRSGLVVLFVSLMIGAWHYRAQLPRIRPRHLGFAMLGLAIVIPLAIYSMPAGYVKRIQSLSVLKSGAKSQDESLGRRASYLVVGSQIVREHPLLGSGPGTFPLHYASSGYAKVFSANRKPGDLYRRAHNTYMEIFSELGIPAGLLFVGMLGLGMYNLIRARHAWLLRRDWEQADMLTHLGISYLSLMLFLMFLSAPNHKYLWIMLALTFVLRLKAEERPPTEARA
- a CDS encoding glycosyltransferase family 2 protein — its product is MSRISLVIPMYNEARHIGRTLLAAKKAAEATGLEYELIVVDNGSDDQGPHIARQFGAQVLVLPGLLIGALRNRGAAMATGEWLGFIDADIEMPGDWLTLLFELESGGQADVLALDLHTPIQAPWFATAWQRRMARPTTHTLHPVQWLPSANLLMRRTWFDKVGGFDETLRTGEDKAFTMRLSEAGARLLAVNQSVALHWGYEGSWHEWMGKELWRQGSHLQLLRTQGMSLRLLRFPAFSMGVWGLDFIALSTLLNGFPQVALFIVFITSLPALVLSLRHSLKHRDIGLMLQLWGLHWVRLHLAGAALILSLCHWNARRPARG
- a CDS encoding glycosyltransferase family 2 protein, with the protein product MAEFIFWLCLLLPVYAWLGYPLLLTLIAPLFRVRRHAPAQPMNVSIIIAAHNEARHIEEKLRTLLTQDYQARSLQIILASDGSTDDTVACAHKVVDPRISVLDLPRQGKAATLNAGVAQSTGEILVFTDADNQWSTDTLGQLLAPLADPEVGACAGHMLIPVPGKGLSLGDSLYRHYEGWLRKMENRTGCMVSADGALLALRRELFQHVPAEVNDDFFISTCAPVAFKRIVYVPQAQVSDQGVDEIAKQWRRRQRVTVGGLQSLAQRREMLNPWRYGLYAIALISHKLIRRLAPILLVPLLLSNFWLWNVHGFYRLSLIAQLLGYAMAIVGLLDVQHRLPKPFRLAAFVLVTLAGMSIGLWQFLRGQRYAQWNPEQNR
- a CDS encoding polysaccharide deacetylase family protein; the encoded protein is MAIKQLLKRTSGWLYLNSPVGRHQLHGAGVILMLHRVLANDRAADLPHRNELCVGPKAFEHLLAWLKKNFECVPLMEILQPGAIRTERPKVALTFDDGWRDNALNAFPLLKKFQVPASIFLSTDFIGSRQRFWWESLGETLWHSHGEKARTHLIECLQQLGRPLPVLLDDLDVQRRSLALLHFLQSLKDLPPGELDRLTDQCPEESLPQALDWHQVRALEASGLIRFGPHGASHAIFTGLDDQRLDEEISRSRNALHNGCNRPLPVYCYPNGNHDARVREHVADHDFPFALGTIPGIYRGISDPLALPRIGISQRTARNPELLSWRIYRGARP
- a CDS encoding lipopolysaccharide biosynthesis protein, translating into MSRSHYLKHLALSMGTKLAMIGLRLLRNVLLARILGPSERGLFALLSTLPDLISAATSGGLNSAVGYQAANQRPMGLLLSQVLVFGCLLAGLLTLLVVALVREFGGELDITTQLGLLAWLLLLAVPLTVLKSGLLTLHNASGGVVAFNALRLVESLAPLLLFLALFWMWKDAALEAALISWLAGLSLVVLAGWFWLKRAQPLALQWDRASQNELLRYSARSHPDLLFQQVILRSDFLFIGALLGSTALGHYAMASAAAELLLIVPEAVTTPLMKRLLQQDEGMDRLTPLALRLTATVMLGACLTMAVIGEWLIVTLFGIAYQPAYPALLALLPGLLGLCYASILRLDLLGKNRPGTISLLMGLGALLNLALNLLLIPIYGIVGAATASSIAYLAVTLALLVMYCRLSGVPVWQTLIILPSDVAPMLQMLQRKSA